The following proteins are co-located in the Chryseobacterium daecheongense genome:
- a CDS encoding glycosyltransferase: protein MPKKKILIRIGSLRHGGAEKVLVTFLKNLPSDRYEVDLLLNLYSGKYLPEVPDWINVIYLNKGEMITTNRIQDIPKKAIRVIYQKSLNRFPSLLYNGKLKNKKYDIEFAAIHGMRDEILNSPLQSSKKIVWIHNDLSQVKGYTHDEIRKFFGFDKILVISEKIEQLFYKAAKNESEKHKIIKIYNPLDTEEILQKAEKSIDDYSFDSSVPTFVSVGTVFPQKGFDRLLKVHQKLIDEGLKHRVLIIGDGYDFENIKKLKSELGIDETATMLGFTDNPYPYFKSADFYILSSRYEGFPTVLFEAITLKKKIIATDVSGVKEMLNNGELGMIVDNSEEGIYSGMKQALLHPDTFLQYKEALNNYLMPFNLKNSVQKITRILDEL from the coding sequence GTGCCTAAGAAAAAGATCCTTATCAGAATTGGTTCCCTACGTCACGGCGGCGCAGAAAAAGTACTTGTAACTTTTCTAAAAAATTTACCTTCTGATCGCTATGAAGTTGATTTACTCTTAAACTTATACTCTGGAAAATATTTACCGGAAGTCCCGGATTGGATCAATGTCATTTACCTTAATAAAGGTGAAATGATCACTACAAACCGCATACAGGATATTCCTAAAAAAGCAATCCGTGTTATTTATCAGAAATCACTAAACCGATTTCCGTCTCTTCTTTACAATGGCAAATTAAAAAATAAAAAATACGACATTGAGTTTGCCGCTATCCACGGAATGCGGGATGAAATTCTAAATTCTCCTCTTCAATCATCTAAAAAAATCGTCTGGATCCATAATGATTTATCACAAGTCAAAGGATATACCCATGATGAAATCCGTAAATTTTTCGGATTTGATAAAATACTGGTTATTTCTGAAAAGATTGAACAGCTATTTTATAAGGCAGCAAAAAATGAATCGGAGAAACACAAAATTATTAAGATCTACAACCCTCTTGACACAGAGGAAATTCTACAAAAAGCAGAAAAATCAATTGATGATTACAGCTTTGATTCGTCTGTACCCACTTTTGTTTCCGTGGGAACCGTATTTCCACAAAAAGGATTTGACAGACTTTTAAAAGTTCACCAAAAACTTATTGATGAAGGCTTAAAACATAGGGTTTTAATTATCGGAGACGGATATGATTTTGAAAACATCAAAAAATTGAAATCGGAACTTGGAATAGATGAAACGGCTACCATGCTAGGATTTACGGACAACCCTTATCCCTACTTCAAAAGTGCCGACTTTTATATTTTAAGTTCAAGATATGAAGGTTTTCCAACGGTTTTATTTGAGGCCATAACTTTAAAAAAGAAAATTATTGCTACAGATGTTTCCGGGGTAAAGGAAATGTTGAACAACGGAGAACTTGGTATGATCGTAGACAATTCCGAAGAAGGCATCTACTCCGGAATGAAGCAGGCTTTATTACATCCAGATACTTTTCTACAATATAAAGAGGCTTTGAATAATTACCTTATGCCTTTTAACCTTAAAAATTCCGTACAGAAAATAACCCGTATTTTAGATGAGTTATAA
- a CDS encoding SulP family inorganic anion transporter, which translates to MKKTSLIGGIKENFPSGLVVFLVALPLCLGIALASGAPPLSGIIAGIVGGLVVGTISNSNISVSGPAAGLTAIVLTAITDLGAFELFLCAGIIAGFIQLILGFARAGSISNYFPNNVIEGMLAAIGIIIILKQIPHALGFDKDYEGHESIFDNGLNFNYFTELFGAIHPGAVLVTVVSVSILLLWDKVPALRRMKMLPGALVAVVTGILLNETFKMTGSPLAIKTEHLVSLPVPKSIDDFKNLILLPDFTGFTNPKVWIAGATIAIVASIETLLCIEASDRLDRQRRITDTNLELKAQGIGNLVSSFIGGLPMTSVVVRSSANANAGATSKLSAMIHGVLLLVCVLTIPFLLNLIPLATLAAVLILVGYKLAKPATFKHFWHLGKFQFIPFLATVIAVVATDLLKGVGIGLAISIFYILQGNMKRAYYLSRENLDDADEINIKLAEEVSFLNKAAIKKTLKNIKPNSAVTIDARDTSYIATDVLEMIQDFANIRAKEEDITVELLGFKTSYRDYEKNEDSHILVTHRRAM; encoded by the coding sequence ATGAAAAAGACATCATTAATAGGAGGAATCAAGGAAAATTTCCCTTCAGGACTCGTGGTATTCTTAGTAGCACTTCCTCTTTGTTTAGGAATTGCTTTAGCATCAGGTGCACCTCCTTTATCCGGAATTATCGCCGGTATCGTAGGTGGCCTGGTCGTAGGAACAATAAGTAATTCAAACATTTCTGTTTCCGGCCCTGCAGCTGGTTTAACAGCAATTGTTTTAACAGCCATTACAGATCTTGGCGCCTTTGAATTGTTTCTTTGTGCAGGAATTATTGCAGGATTTATTCAATTGATTTTAGGGTTTGCAAGAGCTGGAAGTATTTCCAACTACTTCCCTAATAATGTAATTGAGGGAATGCTTGCGGCAATAGGAATTATTATTATCCTAAAGCAGATTCCTCATGCATTAGGATTCGATAAAGACTACGAAGGACATGAATCTATTTTCGACAATGGCTTAAACTTTAATTACTTTACCGAACTTTTCGGAGCCATACATCCGGGAGCCGTTCTTGTAACAGTAGTATCAGTGAGCATTCTTCTGCTTTGGGATAAAGTTCCCGCACTTAGGAGAATGAAGATGCTTCCTGGAGCATTGGTTGCCGTAGTTACAGGAATCCTATTAAATGAAACTTTTAAAATGACTGGAAGCCCACTGGCCATAAAAACAGAACACTTGGTTTCATTACCTGTTCCAAAATCCATTGATGATTTTAAAAATTTAATCTTATTACCGGATTTTACCGGATTTACAAATCCCAAAGTATGGATCGCGGGTGCAACGATCGCTATTGTTGCCTCCATTGAGACCTTGCTTTGTATTGAAGCATCTGACAGGCTGGACAGACAGAGAAGAATAACAGATACCAATTTAGAACTTAAAGCACAGGGAATCGGAAACCTTGTCAGCTCATTTATCGGCGGATTACCTATGACCTCCGTTGTTGTAAGAAGCTCGGCAAATGCTAATGCAGGGGCAACATCAAAACTCTCAGCAATGATTCACGGTGTTCTGCTTCTGGTATGCGTACTGACCATACCATTTCTACTCAATTTAATACCATTGGCAACATTAGCCGCCGTATTAATTTTAGTAGGTTATAAATTAGCAAAACCGGCTACATTCAAACATTTCTGGCATTTGGGAAAATTTCAGTTTATCCCTTTTTTAGCAACAGTTATAGCTGTTGTGGCAACAGACTTGTTAAAAGGGGTTGGAATAGGTCTTGCCATTTCCATTTTCTACATCCTTCAGGGAAATATGAAAAGAGCGTATTACCTTAGCAGGGAGAATCTGGATGATGCAGACGAAATCAATATCAAACTGGCTGAAGAAGTTTCTTTTTTAAACAAAGCAGCCATCAAAAAAACACTTAAAAATATAAAACCTAATTCTGCAGTAACCATCGATGCCAGGGATACTTCATATATAGCGACAGACGTTTTAGAAATGATCCAGGATTTTGCCAACATCCGCGCAAAAGAAGAGGATATAACGGTAGAGCTTCTGGGCTTCAAAACCTCGTACAGAGATTACGAAAAAAATGAAGATTCACACATACTGGTTACACACAGAAGAGCTATGTAA
- a CDS encoding AMP-binding protein — MNSFIENLHQSFLLNSKQVCLSVEDKEYTYEEVLNLTHQIRYQLQTINSQNVGIYLTDDVYMYASILAVWFAGKTYVPIHPEFPFSKNMNVIQQADIEAILTSAEITENYETKLIDTKKMAEGVLSTLPSGSSIDNNAYILFTSGSTGKPKGVPIRFSNLYYFSDAFHSTFGKLNSEDRVLQMFELTFDLSVMSYLIPWLNGATVVGLHKKETKFLQILDLLEADKITIALMVPSILNLIIPYLDPEIKNRSLRLNLFCGEALLTKQITGWKDFVPNASIYNVYGPTENTIFCTHYKVEDPIKEKNGIISIGKSVINSTMSFSDNEMNEGELLLSGKLLANSYWKNEEKTKEAFVQRDHTTFYRTGDWCVKDNEGDYFYLNRIDFQAKINGFRVELAEIEYFSNEKLENAISVAVIHKDKNNNDILVLFINEPSADEDLILSHLKDNLPEYCIPSKIIKLEKFPVNTSGKIDRNELKKTLL, encoded by the coding sequence ATGAATTCCTTTATTGAAAATTTACACCAATCTTTTCTCCTCAACAGCAAACAAGTCTGTTTAAGCGTAGAGGATAAAGAATACACCTATGAGGAAGTCTTAAATTTGACCCATCAAATAAGATATCAGCTACAAACCATAAATTCTCAAAACGTAGGAATCTATCTCACTGATGATGTATACATGTATGCTTCAATTCTTGCAGTTTGGTTTGCAGGAAAAACATACGTTCCCATACATCCGGAATTTCCTTTCAGCAAGAATATGAATGTTATTCAGCAAGCGGATATAGAAGCAATCCTTACATCAGCTGAAATAACAGAGAACTATGAAACTAAGCTGATTGACACAAAAAAGATGGCTGAAGGGGTACTTTCTACATTACCCTCAGGGTCCTCCATAGATAATAATGCCTACATCCTCTTCACTTCCGGAAGTACAGGAAAGCCGAAAGGTGTTCCTATCCGGTTCTCCAATTTATACTATTTCTCTGATGCTTTCCATTCAACTTTTGGAAAATTAAATTCTGAGGATCGTGTGCTGCAAATGTTTGAGCTTACATTTGACCTTTCGGTAATGAGTTATCTGATTCCCTGGTTAAACGGAGCAACGGTTGTTGGTCTTCATAAAAAAGAAACTAAGTTTTTGCAGATCCTGGACCTGTTAGAAGCAGATAAAATTACGATAGCCTTAATGGTTCCAAGCATCTTAAATCTGATTATACCTTACCTTGATCCCGAAATAAAAAATAGAAGCTTAAGGCTAAATTTATTTTGTGGTGAGGCATTATTGACAAAGCAGATTACCGGGTGGAAGGATTTCGTACCCAATGCCAGTATCTACAATGTATATGGACCAACAGAAAATACAATTTTCTGCACTCATTATAAAGTGGAAGACCCCATAAAAGAAAAAAATGGCATCATAAGTATCGGAAAATCGGTTATCAACTCTACAATGAGCTTTTCTGACAATGAAATGAATGAAGGAGAACTTTTATTATCCGGAAAATTGTTGGCAAATTCTTATTGGAAAAATGAAGAAAAAACAAAAGAAGCATTTGTTCAAAGAGATCACACAACTTTCTACAGGACAGGTGATTGGTGCGTAAAAGATAATGAAGGAGATTATTTCTATCTGAACAGGATCGATTTTCAGGCTAAGATCAATGGTTTCAGAGTAGAGTTAGCAGAGATCGAATATTTTTCAAATGAAAAACTGGAAAATGCAATCAGTGTTGCTGTTATTCACAAGGACAAAAACAATAATGATATTCTCGTCTTGTTTATCAATGAGCCAAGTGCCGATGAGGATTTAATTCTTTCTCACCTGAAAGATAATCTTCCGGAATATTGTATTCCTTCAAAAATCATTAAACTCGAAAAGTTTCCGGTCAATACATCCGGAAAAATAGACCGAAACGAATTAAAAAAGACTTTGTTATGA
- a CDS encoding serine acetyltransferase encodes MPDQYTTIQKDFYRENGKWLSKFEMWAKCVNPNLHFIYILRKAQSYKKKSLAGAFWRFVLRHHQIKYGFQIYPETQIGEGFYLGHWGSLVINPKTKIGINCNIAQGVTIGQQNRGKNTGIPTIGNEVWIGANAVIVGGITIGDNVLIAPNSYVNFDIPSNSVVVGNPGKIYPKEDATEGYINNKV; translated from the coding sequence ATGCCAGATCAATATACTACTATCCAAAAAGACTTCTACCGCGAAAATGGAAAATGGCTTTCTAAATTTGAGATGTGGGCTAAATGTGTAAACCCCAACCTCCATTTTATTTATATACTTAGAAAAGCCCAATCCTACAAAAAGAAATCCCTTGCCGGAGCATTCTGGAGATTTGTATTAAGGCACCACCAGATAAAGTATGGGTTTCAGATCTATCCGGAAACCCAAATTGGAGAAGGGTTCTACTTAGGACATTGGGGAAGTTTGGTCATTAATCCTAAAACTAAGATCGGAATTAATTGTAACATTGCTCAAGGTGTAACCATTGGCCAGCAAAACCGGGGGAAAAACACTGGAATTCCGACTATTGGAAATGAAGTATGGATAGGCGCTAACGCTGTAATCGTAGGTGGAATTACTATTGGAGACAATGTACTAATTGCACCCAACTCCTATGTTAACTTTGATATTCCTTCCAATTCTGTAGTTGTTGGTAATCCTGGAAAAATATATCCCAAAGAAGATGCTACGGAAGGATATATCAATAACAAAGTATAA
- a CDS encoding glycosyltransferase — translation MEHNKKIKVLFRHRSMEIGGVEKVVLSMLNNLNKDKFELTICLSLNQGELRNEFPDNIRKVYIAEGKEDFSKNPIIQKIQLARRKFRLNKIDKNPRLTDGILKDQYDVEIATTYGIYKAVLNSTNKESKKIAWLHSDLSLEGFAPYREEIFKNMQQFDYIIYGSQQCKDILTEKFPDLKLPPGEVVLNAIPIKELKTKAKAFIPEFEELPTFVSVGRLHYRKGYRTLLEAHKKLIDDGFDHRIVVIGDGEDYELLSKRIEELNVKNSFKLLGTQMNPYPYVSNADFYIMPSESEGWPLIIAETLILQKPILATNVGGIPEMITHKESGYLTDYSQEGLYNGIREFLTNKELVQHIQDNLKDIEKRFDNEKIFKSVENIIENLYQSKIKNQ, via the coding sequence ATGGAGCATAATAAAAAAATAAAAGTTCTTTTCAGACATCGCTCTATGGAGATTGGCGGTGTGGAAAAAGTAGTATTAAGTATGCTCAACAACCTCAACAAGGATAAATTTGAGCTCACAATATGCTTAAGCCTTAATCAGGGAGAGTTACGGAATGAGTTTCCTGACAACATTAGAAAAGTATACATCGCGGAAGGGAAAGAAGATTTCTCAAAAAATCCGATTATTCAAAAAATTCAACTGGCTAGAAGAAAATTTAGACTTAATAAGATCGACAAAAATCCCAGGCTTACGGATGGGATTTTAAAAGATCAATATGATGTAGAGATTGCAACTACATACGGCATTTATAAAGCCGTTCTAAACTCAACAAATAAAGAATCTAAAAAGATTGCATGGCTTCATTCAGATCTTTCATTGGAAGGCTTTGCTCCTTACCGTGAGGAAATCTTTAAAAACATGCAACAGTTTGATTATATCATTTATGGTTCACAGCAATGTAAAGATATATTGACTGAAAAATTTCCGGACCTTAAGTTGCCTCCGGGCGAAGTTGTTCTGAATGCTATTCCCATAAAAGAGCTAAAAACAAAAGCAAAAGCATTCATTCCTGAATTTGAAGAGCTCCCTACTTTTGTATCAGTGGGCAGACTGCACTATAGAAAAGGATACAGAACATTACTGGAGGCTCACAAAAAACTAATTGATGACGGGTTTGATCATCGGATTGTTGTTATCGGTGATGGAGAGGATTATGAACTTCTTTCCAAAAGGATTGAGGAATTAAATGTAAAAAATTCTTTCAAGCTATTAGGTACCCAAATGAATCCATACCCATACGTTTCCAATGCAGATTTTTATATCATGCCGTCGGAAAGCGAAGGATGGCCATTAATTATTGCAGAAACCCTGATTCTCCAGAAACCAATATTAGCAACCAATGTTGGGGGAATTCCTGAAATGATTACTCATAAAGAATCCGGTTACCTGACAGATTATTCCCAGGAAGGCTTGTACAACGGTATCAGGGAATTTTTAACCAACAAAGAGCTTGTCCAACATATACAGGACAACCTGAAGGATATCGAAAAGCGTTTTGATAATGAAAAGATTTTCAAAAGTGTGGAAAATATTATCGAGAATCTATATCAAAGTAAAATTAAAAACCAATAA
- a CDS encoding carbonic anhydrase: protein MSQSYEVIFENNKKWVESKISQDPAFFEELAKTQHPDYLYIGCSDSRATAEELMGAKPGEVFVHRNIANVVNTLDMSSTAVIQYAVEHLKVKHIIVCGHYNCGGVKAAMTPQDLGLLNPWLRNIRDVYRLHQTELDSIQDEGKRYDRLVELNVQEQCINVIKMACVQERYILEEYPIVHGWVFDLRTGKIIDLEIDFEKVLKDIQKIYNLTESDWVMNRKTK from the coding sequence ATGTCCCAATCGTACGAAGTTATTTTTGAAAACAACAAAAAATGGGTCGAATCCAAAATTTCACAGGATCCGGCTTTCTTTGAAGAATTAGCCAAAACCCAACATCCGGACTACCTATATATAGGATGCTCGGACAGTAGGGCGACAGCTGAAGAATTAATGGGAGCTAAACCTGGAGAAGTTTTTGTCCACAGAAACATTGCCAATGTTGTAAATACTTTGGATATGAGTTCTACAGCGGTTATTCAATATGCAGTAGAACACTTAAAAGTAAAACACATTATTGTTTGCGGGCATTATAACTGTGGTGGAGTAAAAGCAGCGATGACTCCTCAGGATTTAGGATTATTAAATCCATGGCTTAGAAATATTCGCGATGTTTACAGATTACACCAGACTGAACTGGATTCAATTCAGGATGAAGGAAAACGTTATGACAGGCTTGTAGAACTTAATGTTCAGGAGCAATGTATCAACGTAATCAAAATGGCTTGTGTTCAGGAGAGATACATATTAGAAGAGTATCCTATAGTTCATGGCTGGGTTTTCGACCTTCGAACCGGAAAAATTATAGATCTGGAGATTGACTTTGAAAAGGTTTTGAAAGACATCCAGAAAATATATAATCTAACCGAATCAGACTGGGTCATGAATAGAAAAACAAAATAG
- a CDS encoding GNAT family N-acetyltransferase, with protein MISIRKATKDDIPLIIKGILAIETHPISLSDTFSNIFGTDIDTTKEYLNQFFLDDENFDTELSLNTYTIAEVDGIAAGCCALILTNVNYYQNKSELFPIHLKGDHLSSFINKAKNLPETKSYSENKYLIQYVFVDDLFRGKGVAEFLLKHIISEMKNLTDELYIDVLESSPHLIQYYAKFGFSEYETMEIDTQENKIYPSIKKVILKKNLKD; from the coding sequence ATGATCAGCATCAGAAAAGCCACAAAAGATGACATTCCCTTGATCATAAAAGGAATATTAGCCATTGAGACCCACCCAATATCACTGTCTGATACTTTCAGCAATATTTTCGGAACCGACATTGATACGACTAAAGAATATCTTAATCAATTTTTTTTAGATGATGAGAACTTCGATACTGAATTATCTCTGAATACATATACCATAGCAGAAGTGGATGGGATAGCCGCAGGATGCTGTGCACTGATCCTTACCAATGTCAATTACTATCAGAATAAAAGTGAATTATTTCCCATTCATCTGAAAGGTGATCATTTATCTTCATTCATAAATAAGGCAAAAAACTTACCTGAGACCAAAAGTTATTCTGAAAACAAATACCTGATCCAATATGTTTTTGTAGATGATCTCTTCAGAGGAAAAGGAGTGGCGGAATTTTTATTAAAGCACATCATTTCGGAGATGAAAAATCTTACTGATGAACTTTACATAGATGTACTCGAAAGCAGCCCGCACCTTATACAATACTATGCTAAATTTGGATTTTCCGAATATGAAACAATGGAAATAGACACTCAGGAAAATAAAATTTACCCCAGTATCAAAAAGGTTATTCTGAAAAAGAATTTAAAAGACTAG
- a CDS encoding acyltransferase: protein MLSRFFETLQRKKQITILHKHPKVILGSIKLGISNHFIIYKNIGKAIFGKNINFRNYIHILVKDEGVLEIGDNVFMNNFCSINCLDHISIGENTLFGENVKLYDHNHAHQSIPEFKIFHNEFTKAPIKIGKNCWLGSNVTILKGVNIGDNCIIGAGCTIYKDIPANTTVLNKQELIFKS from the coding sequence ATGCTTTCCCGATTTTTTGAAACTCTTCAAAGAAAAAAACAAATTACTATCCTTCACAAACATCCCAAAGTAATTTTAGGAAGTATAAAACTGGGGATTTCTAATCACTTTATCATCTATAAAAACATTGGAAAAGCAATTTTTGGAAAAAATATTAATTTCAGAAATTACATTCATATTTTAGTTAAGGATGAAGGAGTCCTGGAAATTGGGGATAATGTTTTTATGAATAATTTTTGCTCTATCAATTGTTTAGACCACATCTCTATCGGTGAAAATACTTTGTTTGGTGAAAATGTAAAATTATATGACCATAACCATGCACATCAAAGTATACCGGAATTCAAAATTTTCCATAATGAGTTTACAAAAGCTCCTATAAAAATTGGGAAAAACTGTTGGTTAGGAAGCAATGTTACTATATTAAAAGGTGTAAATATCGGCGATAACTGTATAATAGGAGCAGGCTGCACCATATATAAAGATATTCCTGCTAATACAACAGTCCTTAATAAGCAGGAATTAATTTTCAAATCATAA
- a CDS encoding acyl carrier protein, protein MKIEHFCELLQQELNEKTTITADTHFKELESYGSLSAVLVMQLVENQFGVSLNPRSFRSINTIKDLTEAIGKEKFD, encoded by the coding sequence ATGAAGATCGAACATTTTTGCGAACTGCTTCAGCAAGAACTTAACGAAAAAACTACAATAACTGCGGATACTCATTTTAAGGAATTAGAAAGTTATGGATCTCTGTCAGCAGTTTTGGTTATGCAGTTGGTTGAAAATCAATTTGGCGTAAGCCTTAATCCAAGATCTTTCAGAAGTATTAATACTATAAAAGATTTAACGGAGGCCATAGGAAAAGAGAAGTTCGACTAG
- a CDS encoding glycosyltransferase, whose amino-acid sequence MKFSVLIAHYNNGNYFKDCYESLQQQTYTNWEAIIVDDCSADTEKEMIKSLISDDSRFLFFENETNKGVGYTKRKCAELATGEICGFVDPDDAIFPTAIEESIEVFKQKKNVVLTYSRFLSCDQNLNILYPFKSAKQILNNDPYFFNYPIQIAHFVAFRREIYLKTEGIDSTLKSAVDQDLYLKILDFGDAYFIAKDLYKYRLHPNGVSQATSKGKAKDSFAKVIFNTFKRRNIISINGRAVPQVYQNAEEVFSLLDYQNKMAHRLKIKILTFFQNN is encoded by the coding sequence ATGAAATTTTCAGTTCTTATAGCACATTATAACAATGGTAATTACTTTAAAGATTGCTATGAAAGTCTTCAACAACAAACCTATACGAACTGGGAAGCTATTATAGTGGATGATTGTTCTGCTGATACCGAGAAAGAAATGATAAAATCCCTGATATCCGATGACAGTAGGTTTTTGTTTTTTGAAAATGAGACCAATAAGGGAGTAGGCTATACCAAACGAAAATGCGCCGAGCTTGCCACTGGTGAGATCTGTGGATTTGTGGATCCCGATGATGCCATTTTTCCGACAGCTATCGAAGAGTCAATAGAAGTTTTCAAACAGAAAAAAAATGTAGTCCTTACCTATTCCAGATTTTTATCATGTGATCAGAACTTAAATATTCTTTATCCTTTTAAATCTGCAAAACAGATCCTAAATAATGATCCTTATTTTTTTAATTATCCAATCCAGATTGCTCATTTTGTAGCATTCAGACGAGAAATATATTTAAAAACTGAAGGTATTGATTCTACATTAAAGAGTGCCGTTGATCAGGACCTATATTTAAAAATATTAGACTTTGGTGACGCATACTTTATTGCCAAGGATCTATATAAATACAGACTTCATCCTAATGGGGTATCTCAGGCAACATCAAAAGGAAAGGCTAAAGACTCATTTGCAAAAGTTATTTTTAATACATTTAAAAGAAGAAATATTATATCTATAAATGGGCGAGCTGTTCCCCAAGTTTATCAAAATGCTGAAGAGGTTTTCAGTTTACTTGATTATCAAAACAAAATGGCACACAGATTAAAGATTAAAATATTAACATTTTTTCAGAACAATTGA
- a CDS encoding carbonic anhydrase, giving the protein MKAHTYETQSTITPEKALEFLKEGNQRFVNNLKANRDLLEQVNATREGQWPFAVVLSCIDSRTSAELIFDQGLGDVFSIRIAGNFVNQDILGSMEFGCNVAGSKLIVVLGHTKCGALKGGLDAAQIEGMGMDNLNHLINHFDPIINEVIEENEERSSKNSSLLERLNHQNVKNAIEDIRKQSSTLRNLENEGKIKIVGANYDVETGAVTWL; this is encoded by the coding sequence ATGAAAGCACATACGTACGAAACCCAATCAACGATTACTCCCGAGAAAGCTTTAGAGTTTTTAAAAGAAGGAAACCAAAGATTTGTAAACAACTTAAAGGCTAACAGAGACCTTTTGGAACAGGTAAATGCTACCCGTGAAGGACAGTGGCCTTTTGCAGTTGTTTTAAGCTGTATAGACAGCCGTACCTCAGCAGAGCTAATCTTTGACCAGGGATTGGGTGATGTTTTCAGCATCAGAATTGCCGGTAACTTTGTAAATCAGGATATTCTGGGATCAATGGAGTTCGGTTGTAATGTTGCAGGTTCCAAACTTATCGTTGTTTTAGGGCATACCAAATGTGGTGCCTTAAAAGGAGGACTTGATGCCGCACAAATCGAAGGAATGGGAATGGATAACCTGAACCACCTGATTAACCATTTTGATCCGATCATCAATGAAGTGATTGAAGAGAATGAAGAACGTTCATCAAAAAACAGTTCATTATTAGAAAGACTGAATCATCAGAATGTAAAAAATGCTATCGAAGACATCCGTAAACAAAGTTCAACGCTTAGAAACCTTGAAAATGAAGGTAAAATCAAAATCGTTGGAGCGAACTACGATGTTGAAACAGGTGCTGTAACCTGGTTATAG
- a CDS encoding acyltransferase, whose translation MMIYKIINKISTLTQDFQHSVYLKICKNSGLKLGKNVVVRNNVSFGSEPFLVEIGDDTRIASGVTFVTHSGATANIRKLEGYEEVRNFGWIKVGKNCAIGSNSVILQNVEIGDNCVLGANSVLSESMPEHTVYAGNPAKYVCEIEDYADILKKTTIDYPIHLEKNRKELNQWLKLNLPQKFKTSK comes from the coding sequence ATGATGATATATAAGATTATTAATAAAATATCTACCCTTACTCAGGATTTCCAACATTCCGTTTACCTTAAAATATGCAAAAACAGCGGGCTAAAACTAGGAAAGAATGTAGTGGTACGAAATAATGTTTCCTTTGGCTCCGAACCATTTCTCGTGGAAATTGGAGATGATACAAGAATTGCCTCTGGGGTAACGTTTGTAACCCATTCAGGAGCTACTGCCAATATCAGGAAGCTGGAAGGCTATGAAGAGGTAAGAAATTTCGGATGGATAAAAGTTGGGAAAAACTGTGCCATCGGTAGCAATTCGGTAATATTACAAAATGTTGAGATAGGAGATAATTGTGTTCTCGGAGCTAATTCAGTTTTGTCCGAATCAATGCCTGAACATACTGTCTACGCAGGAAATCCCGCCAAATATGTTTGCGAAATAGAAGATTATGCTGATATTCTAAAAAAAACCACGATTGACTATCCTATCCATCTTGAAAAGAATAGAAAAGAGCTTAACCAGTGGCTGAAATTGAATTTACCTCAAAAGTTCAAAACTTCGAAATAG